DNA sequence from the Tenacibaculum mesophilum genome:
TTATATCCGTAAACACGTAAGATTTCTTCTATAATATCTGCTTCACGTTGTACATCTACACGATACGATGGTACTACCAATCCTAAACCAGCTTCAGTAACACTATTAATTTTAATATCTAATGAAGCTAAAATCTTTTTAATCGTTTCCTTAGGTATTTCTTGACCTATTAATTTATATGCATTTTCAAACGATAAGAACACCTCAAAATCTTCCACCTTTACAGGGTAAAAATCTAAAATATCAGAAGACATTTTTCCTCCTGCATATTCTTCAATTAATAAAGCGGCACGTTTTAAGGCATATTTTGTTGTGTTGATGTCAATACCTCTTTCAAAACGGAAAGAAGCGTCTGTATTTAACCCGTGACGTTTTGCTGTTTTACGAACAGACACAGGGTTAAAATAAGCACTTTCTAAGAAAATAGAAGTTGTATGCTCTGTAACTCCTGATTGTGCTCCTCCAAATACACCTCCAATACATAATGGATTATCATCTGCATCACAAATCATAATATCTTCAGAAGACAACTTTCTTTCTACATCATCCAACGTTGTAAACTTAGTGCCTTCTTCTAAAGTTTTTACTACTACTTTACCTCCTCTAATTTTAGAAGCATCAAAAGCGTGTAATGGTTGTCCTAACTCATGCAATACATAGTTAGTAATATCTACAATATTATTTTTTGGAGCTAATCCAATTGCTTTTAATCTGTTTTGAATCCACTCTGGTGATTCTTTTACTTCTACATCAGTAATGGTTATACCACAATAACGAGGTGCTAAATCTTTATCTTCAATTTCAATATCAATTTTATGAGTACGCTCATCAACATGAAAATCAGAAACAGAAGGAGATATTAACTCAATATTAGTTCCTTGCTGAATTAATCCAGCTCTTAAATCGCGTGCAACACCGTAATGACTCATGGCATCTGCTCGGTTTGGTGTTAACCCAATTTCAAAAACATAGTCTGTCTCAATGTTAAAAACCTCTGAACAAGGAGTACCTGGAGCTAAATTCTCGTCTAACACCATAATACCATCATGACTTTGTCCTAAACCTAATTCGTCTTCGGCACAAATCATTCCGTGACTCTCTTCTCCTCTTATCTTTCCTTTTTTAATTTTAAAGCCTTCTCCTTTTTCATCATACAACATGGTACCAACAGTAGCCACAGGAACTTTTTGTCCTGCCGCGACATTTGGTGCTCCACATACAATTTGTACAGGGGTACCATCTCCTAAATCAACAGTAGTAACCTTTAACTTATCTGCATTAGCGTGCTTTTCACAAGTTAAAACTTCTCCTACAACTACCCCTTTTAGGCTTCCTTTAATACTCTCTACAGTTTCTATTCCTTCAACTTCAAGACCTAAATCAGTTAATAACTCACCTGTTTTCTCTGCCTCCCAGTCTGTCTGTAAAAATTGTTGTAACCAATTGTATGATATCTTCATAATCAATCTCTAATTTTAGCGTGCAAATTTATGCAAAATAAAGGAAAAACTATAAACTAGTTACCTACAAAAGATATACGATTGATTATTAACCTTTTGATAACATCAAAAAATTATATTTTTTATTGATTTGCAGGAGGTTAACAAAAATTTAACTTTTTTCAATAAAATATTATGAAACACAAACTACTCTTCTTCTTTTTAATAGCTTCATTAGCTGTTTTTTCACAAATTCCTTCATATTATAACGATGTTAATTTGAATTTATCTGGTTCAGCATTAAAAAATGAGCTCGCTACTAAAATTATTAATACACATACAACAAACCTATCATACACACCTGGTGTGTGGAATGCACTTAAACAAACTGATTTAGATCCTAACGACGCAAGTAAGGTTTTGTTAATTTATGGATATAGTGACACTGATGGCAACTACGTTACTGATAGAACTAGGGATAAAGAAGCTAATGGTGGTAGTGCTGGCACACAATGGAATAGAGAACATGTGTACCCTAAATCATTAGGAAGTCCTAATTTAGGAACTTCTGGACCAGGAGCAGATGCTCATCATTTAAGAGCTGCTGATATTTCTTTCAATTCACAAAGAAGCAGCAAAAAATTTGCAGATGGTTCTGGTAATGCTGGTAATGTTTCAGGTGGTTGGTATCCTGGTGATGAATGGAAAGGCGATGTTGCCCGTATGATGATGTATATGTATTTACGCTACGGAAACCAATGTTTACCTACTGGTGTTGGTACAGGATCAACTATGGCTTCGGACTCTAACATGCTTACTTTATTTATTCAATGGAATGTAGACGATCCAGTATCTGACTTTGAAAAACAACGTAATCCTATTTTAGAAGGAATTCAAGGAAATCGTAATCCGTTTATCGATAATCCTGCATTTGCTACAGAAATCTGGGGAGGACCTCAAGCTGAAGATTTATTTGGAGGTGGTAGCGGATCAGATACACAAGCTCCTACTGCTCCATCTAACTTAGCAGCTTCAAATATTACAGAAACTAAAGTTGATTTAACTTGGTCTGCATCTACTGATAATGTTGGTGTATCAGGGTACGATGTGTACAATGGAGCTACGAAAATTGCTACCGTTACAACAACTTCGTATAGCGTTACAGGTTTAACAGCAGCAACTAATTATACTTTTTCTGTAAAAGCTAAAGATGCTGCAGGTAATCAATCTACTTCTAGTAATTCTGTTTCTGTTACAACTAACACAAGTTCAGGTGGAGGAAATGGAACAGCTACGGATTTATTAATTTCTGAGTATGTAGAAGGTTCTTCAAATAATAAAGCTATTGAAATTGCTAATTTCACTGGAGCCAGTGTAAACTTATCAGGGTATTCATTAAAGAAAGCTGCCAATGGTGGTGGATGGACCAATACATTAACTTTAAGTGGTCAACTAACAAATGGTGATGTTTATGTTATAGCTAATAGCAGTGCTTCTAGTACGATATTAAATAAAGCTGACAGAACAGATACTGGTGTAATTTCTTTTAACGGAAACGATGCTGTTGGTTTATTCAAAGGAAGTACTCTTATCGATTTAATTGGAGATCCTAATAGCTCTTCAACTTTTGCACAAGACAAAACAATGCAAAGAAAATCTTCTGTTACATCTCCTAACAGTGCATATACAACTTCTGAATGGGATATTTTAACGAAAGATACATTTAGCGGCTTGGGAAACCACAACATTGATGGTGGAACTTCTACACCAGACACAACTGCTCCATCTGCGCCAACTAATGTTGCTGCTTCAAATATTACACAAACTTCTGTTAATTTAAGCTGGACTGCTTCAACTGATAATATTGATGTTACAGGATATGACATATATCAAGGAAGTTCAAAAATAGCCACTGTTACTACTACAAGTTATTCTGTAAGTGGATTAACAGCCTCTACAAGCTATACTTTTTCTGTAAAAGCCAAAGATGCTGCAAACAATATTTCTTCTTCAAGTAATATGGTAAACGTAACAACTCTAGCAAACACAATTTCTTATTGTAGTACTAAAGGAAATAATGTAAATTATGAATGGATTGATAATGTTGTTATTGGTGGAATTTCAAACGCTACTAGTGCCAACGGTGGGTATGCTGACTTTACTTCTTTAACTGGAAACTTACCTTACGGAAGTAATACTATTGTAGTAAGCGCTGGATTTGCTAGTTCTTCATACACAGAATACTGGAAAGTTTGGATTGATTTTAATAAAAATGGAACTTTTGAATCTTCTGAAGAAGTTGTTAGTGGTTCTTCATCTAGCTCTGGTAATTTATCTTATAATTTTTCGGTACCTGCCTCTGCTTTAGCAGGTACTACAAGAATGCGTGTATCAATGAAATGGAATGCAGCTCCATCAGCTTGTGAGACTTTTTCTTATGGTGAAGTTGAAGATTATACTGTTAACATAGGTAGTAGCTCTAAAGGTTTAGGATACAACAACATCACTATCGATGGAAAGTTGGGCAATGAAGCTTCCATTTTTGATGCTAGTGTTTCACCAAACCCTAGTGTAGACTTCATAAAAATTAATTTAGCTGATGACAGAGATGCTACTTTTAAAATAACAAATTTAGCAGGACAACAAGTTTTAGCAGGAAAAGTTACTCATAAAAGTCTTGATGTTTCAAGTCTACATAACGGAATTTATATTCTTGAAGTAAACGATAGTCAAAAATCATTTACAAAAAAAATCATCAAGAAATAGTTTATAGTTATAGAATACTAAAAAGAGCTTCCAAAATTGGAAGCTCTTTATTTTTTTATTCGACTTAAAAGACTAAACTTCAATCGTAGTTTTTGTTTCCTTTGAAGAAAAAACATAAGTATATAACCACATAAGAGTAAATGTTGGCACAACATCTAACCCAGGCATCGCTTCTTCAATAAAAGCAATGGCTCCTGCTACTTTACCTTTATTTCCTTTATACATTTTTGTCATTATATACGCTGATGCTGGTGCCCAAACAATATCAGACAACTCTCCAAGCCCAGGTATTAAATAAGATACATACCCTATAGCGTCAAACAACAAACTTAATGCTAGTTTTTGGTACTTTTTTTCTTTATTCATTTAGTATTAAATTAATTCCACACCTAACAAATCAAAATTCAAGCCAAAACTTATAACTTTTATCTTGTAAATTGATAAGTTTGTTCTAAAATACTAAAAACGAATGACTTTTTCTGATTTTATCAATCAAATAGAAAGATTGCAGCAAAAGCAACTAGGTGGTTTAACTTCTCAATTTAAGTTAGCTCCAAAATTAAGAACACGGTTTTCAGAAGAATTAATACTAAGCAAAAATCCAAGAAAAGCAGCTGTTTTAGCGTTATTTTACCCTGACAATGATAACCAAACACGCTTTTTACTTACTGAAAGAGCGAGTTATAATGGAGCGCATTCATCTCAAATTAGCTTTCCTGGTGGGAAATTTGACAAAGAGGATAGTAACCTACAAACAACTGCTTTACGGGAAACTTATGAAGAAGTTGGTGTACACTATAAATCTATTGAAATAATACGACAAACTTCAGACGCATATATTCCTCCTAGTAACTTTTTAGTAGCTCCATTTATAGGTGTTTCAGAAAAAACACCTCATTTCACTCCAAACGAAGAAGTTGCAGAAATTATTGAAGTTTTATTAGCTGATTTATTAGACGATTCAAACTTGACTTCAGTAGAAATGGAAACCTCATACATGAAAAATATTGAGGTACCATGCTTTAAATTAAACGATTACATTGTATGGGGTGCAACTGCCATGATGCTTTCAGAAATTAAAGATTTATTTAAATAGTTTTTTTTATGGTTTTCTTTTGTAATTTAGCATTTACACTAATAAAACCAGATTATAAAAATGCCTTTATTTAAAAGGAATCCTTTTGGACATATATTGTTCATTAAAAGATTTTTAATACAAGTTCTCGGAGTTATTTCTCACGGACGTTACCGTAAGTTTAATGACCTGCAAATAGAGGGAATGGATGTTTTAAGAAGTCTCCCCGACCAAAAAGTACTATTTATCTCCAATCACCAAACGTATTTTGCCGATGTAGCAGCCATGTTTCACGTATTTAATGCCGCTTTAAAAGGTAGAGATGACAATATTAGAAACGTAGGGTATTTATGGAAACCTAAACTAAATATTTATTATGTTGCTGCAGGTGAAACCATGCGTTCTGGTTTGCTTCCTAAAATTTTTGCTTATGTAGGTTCTGTCTCTGTTGAAAGAACTTGGAGAAGCGCAGGAAAAGATGTAAACAGACAAGTAAAAATGTCTGACATTTCTAATATAGGTAAAGCATTAGATGATGGCTGGGTAATTACCTTTCCACAAGGTACAACTACCCCTTTTAAGCCTATTCGTCGTGGTACAGCCCATATCATTAAAACCTACAAGCCTATTGTAGTTCCTATAGTAATTGACGGATTTAGACGTTCTTTTGACAAAAAAGGATTGATGATAAAAAAACGTAACGTGCTACAATCTATGGTTATTAAAGAACCTTTAGAAATTGATTACGAAAATGAAGATGTGGCTAGCATTGTTGAAAAAATTGAGTATGCAATAGAGCAACACCCATCTTTTTTAAAGGTGTTAACACCAAAACAACTTCAGGAACAAGAAGAGTTTATTGAAAAGAGACGTTTTTGGGGAGCTGATAAACCTAAAGAAAAAGAAAAGAAAGATTAATAACATTAAAATTAACGTTTAAGTTATGGCTGATAAATCTATTTTAAATGAAAAGTCTATTGACTTTTTAGAAAAATACTTGAATAATGCTGCTCCTACAGGATACGAGTGGGAAGGGCAAAAAATATGGATGGACTATTTAAAACCTTATGTTGACGAGTTTATTACTGACACTTATGGTTCTGCTGTAGGAATTATAAACCCTGATGCTAAATATAAAGTAGTTATTGAAGGACATGCTGATGAAATTTCTTGGTATGTAAACTATATTTCTGATGACGGATTAATTTATGTAATCCGTAACGGAGGTAGCGACCACCAAATTGCTCCTAGTAAAATTGTAAACATTCACACTAAAAACGGAATTGTAAAAGGTGTTTTCGGATGGCCAGCAATTCATACACGTAATAAAGCGAAAGAAGAAGCTCCAAAACCAGACAATATTTTTATTGATTGTGGTTGCAGCACTAAAGAAGAAGTTGAAAAATTAGGTGTGCATGTTGGTTGTGTTATTACCTACCCAGATGAGTTTCACATTCTAAACGAGAACAAATTTGTATGTCGTGCTTTAGATAACCGTATGGGAGGTTTTATGATTGCTGAAGTAGCACGTTTACTACACGAAAATAAGAAAAAATTACCTTTCGGTTTATATATTACAAACTCTGTTCAAGAAGAAATTGGTTTGCGTGGTGCGGAAATGATTACCGAAACCATTAAGCCTAACGTAGCTATTGTTACTGATGTAACACATGACACTACCACACCAATGATTGATAAGAAAAAAGAAGGTCATTTAGAGTTAGGTAAAGGTCCTGTAGTAGCTTATGCTCCTGCGGTACAACAAAAATTACGAGATTTAATTATTGATACTGCCGAAGCTAACAAAATTCCTTTCCAACGCTCTGCCCTATCAAGAGCTACAGGAACTGACACTGATGCATTTGCATACAGCAATGGTGGAGTTGCTTCTGCTTTAATCTCTTTACCATTACGTTACATGCACACTACCGTTGAAATGGTACACCGTGAAGATGTTGAAAATGTAATTAAAATGATTTACGAAAGTTTATTAAAAATTGAAGACGGAGAAGATTTCTCTTACTTTAAATAATATAAATAATCAAACGTCATTACTTATTTGTAATGACGTTTTTTTTACCAGCTTTTTATGGATGAACTTATAGATATTGTCGATGAAAATGGAAACTATACAGGAAAAACTTGTTTAAAATCTGAGGCTCATAAACATGGTTACTTTCACCCTACTATCCATGTTTGGTTGTACACTTCTAATAAACAAATACTTCTTCAAAAAAGAGCACTGACTAAAAAAGTATTTCCTGGTTTATGGGATATTTCGGTTGCAGGTCACATAGCTGCCGGTGAAAACATTAAAATTGCTGCTGTTAGAGAGGTTAAAGAAGAAATAGGTTTTGATATTCTTCCTGAAAACTTACATAAAATAGGTACTCGAAAACACATGGTAAATCACTCGAATGGAATTATTGATAATGAGTTTCATCATGTATTTATTGCTGAATTAACAGTTTCTGTCCAAGAATTAAAACTTCAAGAAGAGGAAGTAGCAGACTTAAAGCTATTTAGCTTAGAAACAATACTGCATACAAAAAACTACGAAAACTTATTACTTCCTCAATATCAAGACTATTATTCTTTTGTTCACAAACATATTTTAAATATTTTAACTTAATTTTTTAGCTTTAATAATTTAGTTTTAATTTTAAAATCAATTAGTTATATTTAGAATGAAAACTATCAAACTATGCTATCAAAACAAGAAAAGTCTGCGTTAAGGAGTAGGTTGTTTCGTCACTTAGACGGAATTGTTACTTGTCCAGCAGCTTACACTTTACATGAAAAAGGAATTACTAACTACTTATTAAAGAAGAAATCTGTTAGTTTAAATGAAATTACTTCCGAATTTAACGCTAATGACGGTTATTTAAATGTGGCTTTAAGAACATTGTGTTCTCAAGGCTGGTTAACACAACATGTAGATAATACACATAACACTGTTCAGTTCGAAATCAATGAAGCTTCAGCTATAGCTTTTTCTTATTTTCACTTATATAAAGAAGCTTTTTTATTGTTGAAATTTTCAGAAAATTATAGCGCTCGAAAATTTGAAATTGAACCTTATGAGAAGCTTGAAAAGCTTTATAAAAACTTTACAAACAACTTCGGAATTAAAACTCCATCAACTTCTGAAGAAAAAGAAATTGTAGCTCAGATCCTTACACATATCGAAGGTATTATTGTTGGTCCAACAAC
Encoded proteins:
- the pheT gene encoding phenylalanine--tRNA ligase subunit beta encodes the protein MKISYNWLQQFLQTDWEAEKTGELLTDLGLEVEGIETVESIKGSLKGVVVGEVLTCEKHANADKLKVTTVDLGDGTPVQIVCGAPNVAAGQKVPVATVGTMLYDEKGEGFKIKKGKIRGEESHGMICAEDELGLGQSHDGIMVLDENLAPGTPCSEVFNIETDYVFEIGLTPNRADAMSHYGVARDLRAGLIQQGTNIELISPSVSDFHVDERTHKIDIEIEDKDLAPRYCGITITDVEVKESPEWIQNRLKAIGLAPKNNIVDITNYVLHELGQPLHAFDASKIRGGKVVVKTLEEGTKFTTLDDVERKLSSEDIMICDADDNPLCIGGVFGGAQSGVTEHTTSIFLESAYFNPVSVRKTAKRHGLNTDASFRFERGIDINTTKYALKRAALLIEEYAGGKMSSDILDFYPVKVEDFEVFLSFENAYKLIGQEIPKETIKKILASLDIKINSVTEAGLGLVVPSYRVDVQREADIIEEILRVYGYNNVEFSHKLNTSISFDSDKDVKVENIVADQLTSLGFNETMANSLTKAGYIELSDNLNADFNVEMLNPLSNDLKVMRQSLLFSGLESVAYNINRKNNSLKFYEFGKTYHKYESRYQEDKHLTLFVTGNRTQDSWKVATETSDFFYVKGIVTALLSRLGIDKLKTTPTKSDVFSEGITLSLGKTKLVELGVVKRAILKEFSIKQEVLFADFNWQNILDLVGKKKIKVADLPKFPAVKRDLALLLDNKVEFKEIYNLAFQSERKLLKEVDLFDVYEGDKLPEGKKSYAVSFVLQDENKTLADKQIDKIMQKLQQTFEKNLDAVLR
- a CDS encoding endonuclease gives rise to the protein MKHKLLFFFLIASLAVFSQIPSYYNDVNLNLSGSALKNELATKIINTHTTNLSYTPGVWNALKQTDLDPNDASKVLLIYGYSDTDGNYVTDRTRDKEANGGSAGTQWNREHVYPKSLGSPNLGTSGPGADAHHLRAADISFNSQRSSKKFADGSGNAGNVSGGWYPGDEWKGDVARMMMYMYLRYGNQCLPTGVGTGSTMASDSNMLTLFIQWNVDDPVSDFEKQRNPILEGIQGNRNPFIDNPAFATEIWGGPQAEDLFGGGSGSDTQAPTAPSNLAASNITETKVDLTWSASTDNVGVSGYDVYNGATKIATVTTTSYSVTGLTAATNYTFSVKAKDAAGNQSTSSNSVSVTTNTSSGGGNGTATDLLISEYVEGSSNNKAIEIANFTGASVNLSGYSLKKAANGGGWTNTLTLSGQLTNGDVYVIANSSASSTILNKADRTDTGVISFNGNDAVGLFKGSTLIDLIGDPNSSSTFAQDKTMQRKSSVTSPNSAYTTSEWDILTKDTFSGLGNHNIDGGTSTPDTTAPSAPTNVAASNITQTSVNLSWTASTDNIDVTGYDIYQGSSKIATVTTTSYSVSGLTASTSYTFSVKAKDAANNISSSSNMVNVTTLANTISYCSTKGNNVNYEWIDNVVIGGISNATSANGGYADFTSLTGNLPYGSNTIVVSAGFASSSYTEYWKVWIDFNKNGTFESSEEVVSGSSSSSGNLSYNFSVPASALAGTTRMRVSMKWNAAPSACETFSYGEVEDYTVNIGSSSKGLGYNNITIDGKLGNEASIFDASVSPNPSVDFIKINLADDRDATFKITNLAGQQVLAGKVTHKSLDVSSLHNGIYILEVNDSQKSFTKKIIKK
- a CDS encoding NUDIX hydrolase — translated: MTFSDFINQIERLQQKQLGGLTSQFKLAPKLRTRFSEELILSKNPRKAAVLALFYPDNDNQTRFLLTERASYNGAHSSQISFPGGKFDKEDSNLQTTALRETYEEVGVHYKSIEIIRQTSDAYIPPSNFLVAPFIGVSEKTPHFTPNEEVAEIIEVLLADLLDDSNLTSVEMETSYMKNIEVPCFKLNDYIVWGATAMMLSEIKDLFK
- a CDS encoding lysophospholipid acyltransferase family protein produces the protein MPLFKRNPFGHILFIKRFLIQVLGVISHGRYRKFNDLQIEGMDVLRSLPDQKVLFISNHQTYFADVAAMFHVFNAALKGRDDNIRNVGYLWKPKLNIYYVAAGETMRSGLLPKIFAYVGSVSVERTWRSAGKDVNRQVKMSDISNIGKALDDGWVITFPQGTTTPFKPIRRGTAHIIKTYKPIVVPIVIDGFRRSFDKKGLMIKKRNVLQSMVIKEPLEIDYENEDVASIVEKIEYAIEQHPSFLKVLTPKQLQEQEEFIEKRRFWGADKPKEKEKKD
- a CDS encoding M42 family metallopeptidase, with protein sequence MADKSILNEKSIDFLEKYLNNAAPTGYEWEGQKIWMDYLKPYVDEFITDTYGSAVGIINPDAKYKVVIEGHADEISWYVNYISDDGLIYVIRNGGSDHQIAPSKIVNIHTKNGIVKGVFGWPAIHTRNKAKEEAPKPDNIFIDCGCSTKEEVEKLGVHVGCVITYPDEFHILNENKFVCRALDNRMGGFMIAEVARLLHENKKKLPFGLYITNSVQEEIGLRGAEMITETIKPNVAIVTDVTHDTTTPMIDKKKEGHLELGKGPVVAYAPAVQQKLRDLIIDTAEANKIPFQRSALSRATGTDTDAFAYSNGGVASALISLPLRYMHTTVEMVHREDVENVIKMIYESLLKIEDGEDFSYFK
- a CDS encoding NUDIX hydrolase, producing the protein MDELIDIVDENGNYTGKTCLKSEAHKHGYFHPTIHVWLYTSNKQILLQKRALTKKVFPGLWDISVAGHIAAGENIKIAAVREVKEEIGFDILPENLHKIGTRKHMVNHSNGIIDNEFHHVFIAELTVSVQELKLQEEEVADLKLFSLETILHTKNYENLLLPQYQDYYSFVHKHILNILT